CTCTCATTCAGACAATGGCTGGCATCAAATCTTTAGAGGCACACAAAGCACTTGAGAGTCAGACTATATGCATCAGTGTGACAGAGGGAGGGTGAAGAACGAGAGGCATTTACCTTTGACACTGATGCCAAAGCCTTGGATGCCGTCTCTTCTGCTGTCGTCCCTTCTGTTGTTCTCTTCAGTATGTTCTGCAATGACAACACACATCTATATTTCTGCCACAGGCAAACAGCATCAACAGAACACACTACTTTCCTCAAAAGGCAAACAGGTTTATAAGGTTGTGGCAaggagtgtttttgtgtttgcttaTATTTAGACAGTTGTAGTTAGTGTGGAATGAGGCTGCAGAGTACTTCCTCTTAGTGGGCTGCATTTTAATCAAGCCCCAGTAACATTTGCCacgaaacaaaaacaagagcaaCCGTTTCCACCTAAAGCACTGACTTTGTTTGAActacaataatattttttcaCCTCTACAAGCATTTTGATGCGTGTTATTCGCTGGAAGGGCAGCAGCAAAAAGGACATGAAGGGCAGCCGCTGGCACTGAGGCGACTCCTGCAGGCGAGTGATGACTGCAGCAAACTGCACATTGTTCTTCCTGTACACAGGAAATGGTTAAGTTATGAATGGCATTTAATGCAGTTGTGACATTACTATGCTGGTGGAATAGAGAGAAGGAAGTTAGAACAGCCAACATTTCTCATATTCATGCTTCAACTTTGATTTATGCAGCTAAAGTATGAGGAAGCAGGAGCTGATTGAGATGCAGATGTTACTTACATGAGCTTGGTGAAAGTTTGTTCCTGGTAGATTTGGTTGCGAACGTAGTCGATGTACACTGGGAACTTGTGCTGGGAGTGGTAGAATATAATGTCACAGATGTCTGAGAAGACCAGTTTCTCAAAAATGCGGTCCTCCAAGTCTTTCAAGAACCTGGGAAGTCAACGAGCACAGGTTTCACTACAAacttaaaaacatgttgaaccccactttaataaaaacatattacataCTTCTCTTAccatgtctttattttttatcgTGACCTCAGTTCAAGTCATAAATCACTGTCCTATTTCCCCTCTCCTGTATTTGGTTTCATCCCACCTTCTGGCATTTCTCACCTCTCGCTGACCTCTCTGATCTTGAGGATGCTGGAGAAGAGAGTTTTCTTCTCCATGATGATCATCGTCTCCTCCAGCTCTCTGCTGTCCAGGAAGTGCTCGGTCAGGACTTGCAGGGATCGAAGGTAAGAGGCCTCTGATGTTAAAACCTCAAACATACTCTAccaggggggaaaaaaatcataatatgTAGCAGAAAATGCAGAACTCTTTGATGAAAATTCATGTTTATGAAAAAACACCATCAGCAACTCAATAAAAAGCTTTTCAGGGAGAACCAATGCTTTGTTATgttttgatgatgtttttttctttggaaaCTCCTGTTGGAAAGTTAGGCCTGTGACTGTAAAAGCTTTCATGAAGTCCAGATAAGGTTAATCAATATCATATTGCAGCAGTGAGTGATACAGTGAGGGGGAATTGACCTTAATTTATATAAAACCATCCCCTGATTACTTTAAGATGTGATTTCTAACTTGACACTGcatctcccttttctcttctccttgcctcattgattttttttttatgcagtctCTCCTCTCTACATTagcctctccctcctctctctcaccTCTTGGTATTTGCACTGCTCAGGGGTGAGCTGCTCCAGCACCCCAGTTTCTTGCACCTTCGGGAGGCCCTGCCACAGGGTGCTCTGGCCTGGCACAGGAACAGGGGTTCCCATGGGTGGTCCGTTCCCAATGGCAGGCCCACGGCCAATAATGTCCATTGCATAATCCGCACTGGTCTTACTGATGTTACGTGTAACGGTCTGCCGCTGGATCTCCCTGCTGATGACAGAGGCACGGTACGTCTGGTACAGGGGCTCTGATGAGAGAGGAAATGTTATTTACAGAAAAATCCATTGTACAACTGTAAATGCCCACTCACATGACATTTGATCTGTGTCAGTGTGGACTAACAAGGATAAAACTGGAAAGATGCAGACGAAAGGCCTGGCTGAATATGTATAATTTCTTAAAACGTGCAAAGAAAGAATTGAATTACATACAATCAATATGGCTCATTGTGAAACCACTTTCAATTTCCCTTCACTCTCTTTCTCAGCTCTGTTTATTACAGGAGGAGGCCTTACCATCCTGCAGACAGGACTCCCAGTTGAATGAAGACTGTCTCTTCAGGTGCCTGAAGCAGAAAGTATGGAAAGAGGACAACAACAGAGTGAACGACACAGTTTTTtattccttcacacacacaagaacatgCTAATGTAAGATTAAGCCCAAtgaaatgttacattttttttattatcaacaaAGTCCACAGAAAGAATAAAACCAACACCATGTTAGTCATCTCTAAACAATGACTTTAATACTGCCTGGCAGTGATAACTCACAGTGTGTCCAGAGTGTCCACTTCCTCTCCGTCAtttcctccatcctcctccccATCTACAAACACAAGAAAATGGTGCTATTGCTCTTtattacacagaaaaataagaatttgtGCATCATGTGATGCTCAACTCAGGTAAATATAAAACCTGTTCTGTACAAACCCTTCGTCTGAGTGAGGTTTTGCAGTGAGACACTGCTGAGCCTTCTGGGATCTGTCTTtggtggtggaggtgggggtCTATGAGGTATGAGGGTGATGGCTGGGGGTGGAGTGATGGCCCGCCGGGGGCTTGTCCCACTGGCAGTGGAGATCCTGGGGGAAATAGCTCGCAAGGCACGCCTCTCATCCAGAGTGGGCTGGGGAAGAGGAATGCCACCTCGGGGAGCTGGCGAGTGGCTGCGGCTGACTGGATTTAAAGGCATCCTTGGTGGGATGGCAGGCGGCACATTATCTGGGCTTAAGATGGACTCGTTGTGGTTTGACAGAGACTCAGACATGGGGTCTGATAAACTGGGGGACATTTTATATCGATGGCTTGGTTTGAGCACTTTGATCAGAGGGATATCCAGTTCCCTACACACAGGCGTGGGCTTTTTAGAAGTGAGGTCAAACACCGGAAGTATAGCctcataaatattttctttttcatcttcgGGGGGTCTGTGGGTGACTGATGGTGCTTGAGTTCTTTTTGGAGGAACAGGGGGAGACTGAGTGCGACTGGCAGCAGGGCAGTTGAGAATAGTGTGAGGGCCGGGGTCCGAGCGCCTCCTGTGGCCATTAGGGATCAGAACATCCAAAGACTGGCGTAAATTTGCTCTTTCCACATCCAATACGTCCTTTCCGTCAACCATTGTCTCCACTTTCACTTGAGTGTGATCATCCTTTTCTCCTCCAACCTCCAGTGCGCCATTTTCCACATCAACCGACACCCATATTAGTTTCATGCCAGGTCGCTGGCGatgacaaacacagctgcagcctggTTCACAGCAGGGACTTAGAGGTGTGTCTGGATGGGGCTCCACCTGTGCTTTAGTTCCTCTAGTTGGCTGGgactcctcctcctttccatcGCGTGCTGgatcaaacaaacacagatttaCTACTTTGAAATGATTAGGAGGAAAATCACTGCAGTCGTCTCTGACATGTTTAGTTCTTCTTGTGGGGAGAAACATGAGCTGACTGATGGGAAAGAGCCATTTCCCTTCCACATCTTTCCTAAATGTGTATCCCCAGATAGAATCGAGATCTGTTTTATCATGGCAGTGTTGAGTCAGCTGTTTATCATTATGCAGTGCATCAGCGTCATAAAATATTTATGCAAATTTTAGAGTTAGAAGGGAAAAATCCATTACTGGCAAAAGGAAGTAAAGAGGCGTagtaaaataattaatgttaatGAGTTCAGTGAGTAAGCAGATGAAAGTGAAAGGAAAAAGTCAGAGGAGAAAGGATATGTCACTTTAAATCTACACAGATATCTGTGCAAACTGAATCTTTTGGGGTCAGattgaaaaatgtaatttgaagATGTCACCTTGGGAAATTGTGATGGGTGATTAATATTCTGTATTAGCTACTGATACACAGTTGAGTGGCAAAGACTTAGGTCCTGATTAAATTCCTTTCTGTGCCTGAAGGGGAACTAAAACAAGGAAGTATGTGTATCTGAAGAGGGAACTAATCAACAACCAATAAAATGTCACTTCTTCTTTTGCCGAGCTGACCCAGCAAGGATCATCCCAACACCAATGAACCACaggttgaaaatgaaaatgaaaaatgtgaaaagctTCAATGTGTTCTTTACTTTAGCACAATAACCAAACAACAGCAACTAGAAGCTACAGGGAAGCAATGAGTGAAGATGGATATGAGTACTCATGTGTCAGTGCTGCAAGTAAGCCTCAGTTTCTGCTTTCGGATCACTCAGGAACATGCACGCACACGTACTCGCTCCCTCATTGTATGCAGGTGATCAGCTGACTGACAGAACCTGTTTATGGCTGAGACATAACTCTCATCCGATTGCTCATATGTGCATTCACACACTTTGTATgtgagatgatgtttttctgccgGTTTTGATTCATGGGATTGAGCTTGAATTTACACTCCACTCAGTCTGTGAAGCTTTTTACACTTCAGGGTGTGTGTGGATGATAGATTTAATTTACACTGTCAGCTGATCTCTGTTTTACTAAGCTGCAGTAAAGGTTTCCAGCTCTAAATAGAAGCCAAAAATGAAAGTACAACTTTTTAACTTCATTTTCAAGAAACCACGTGACACAGATTCCTAATGACAAGAGGCACGTGCTGTTTTTGCAGAACTAAACTAGCCGCAATCTGTGCCCACATCATTATAATTTGCCGTGATCTTATAATGAGCACTCCATCTGTGACTGTGGtaatcatattattattattattattaaaaccagGACATTAATCCTGAATAAAAGTGTAAATTAAAATCCACTGCACCTGATCGACTCCCCTCCACACTGATGCCATTCAACAAGTCCTGTTTCACGGGATCTTTCTGCTTCTGCGGGGGATGGCTCCTCTTCATAGGCAGTGGCGGCACCTGCTCTTGACCTGTCTGGAAGTCTGGACTGGGCTTTGTCATAGGAGGCGTTTTGGGCTGTTTAGTTGGCTTTGGTTCTGGGGTATTATTAATGGTTTGTTCCTCTGGGCCCGGTTGGCTGAAAATGGTCACAATTCTTTTGACTATCCCATCAGATTGGCTTGTACTGCTTCCTGTTAAGCTGGCTTGTGTTGATGGCTTTGGGGGGACCTCTGGTCTTGGTTTGGCATCAGGTATGCGGGTTAACGAAGACGTGTCCTGGACAGACATGGTAGCTGGAGGTGGTCTTCTCTTACAGCGTATTTCACTTCCAGCTCTGGCCAATCAGAGGTCAGGCTATGAGGACAATGGTCAGCGTGCAGATGTCATCATCACCTGATgagtgaagagaaagaaagatatttttatatttgtagtGTTCAGACCCAAACAAACTAACTGGACTGGCAGCCAGACTACCTCTTTTCCTAATCTTTACAAAGAATCATTCTTTCACTAAGAAAGAAGTAGGTCTGGCTGACCAGGCTACCAACTAAACATCACCTGAGACAGTTTATCAGATTTCAAGCAGCTCCAGCGCCACAAAAAGCTTCCTACAGCTTTGTCACTGTATTCCTCCTTTGACCTGTGAAGTTTCCATCTAACGCTATATAAATTAGATAGGACAATGGGGGCATCCTTGGGCCCTAAAGTAGTTGTTCTGAACAGCCAGAAGAAAATAGAAGAAATGGgatttctttcagtttcttttttattacatttttctatttttatttaatcgACTGGACTGAATACTTTCACATCCTCAGGCCCCATAAACAGGCTCATAACCTGTGAAATAGAGTCAGACATAGAGTCTGATTTACTTGAACTATTTGGGGAGTTTATATGTTAATTAGACACTTTATTAGTGCATATTAGTGAGCTGATGGgatgaggagagacagacatGGCGAATGATCTGCATTAAAGGGCCCTGACTGGGTTTGATCTGAGGATGTTGCAAAATGCCACAAACCCTATAGATTAGGGGTTCTCAATCTTTTTGCTTGGGATAAATGGGTTATTTTCTACAGTCAAAATAGACAACTCACAACATTGCATGGTTCCTTATTTCCATTACAGTATAATCCTAACATCAGACCTTGAACCCATTACTGCAAAGCCTTCACTTTATGGCCTCACAGGAAAATGAACTTTGCACATTTGGGAACCTGGAGAGAGAACATTCccacaaataaaacaagagatAATGTAAAACCACCTGATAAGTCTGCTTACTGTACCACAAGGTGAAAGGAAATCCAGACCTGTAACTACAGACTGATTTTTCCATTGAAAACGTTTTTACTGGTTGGAATATGTCAGCATGATTAGAGCAGGGACACAGATCAAACATGAGGTTTCCAGTATTGTATGATTCATGAAATACTAGTGCAGGTCAATTAATAATTAACTACTGTCACAATAGAAACATATAATAATCCTCACCCCACCCTATCCATTGTTGCCCTGACAGGTTACCTTCCAGCTATAGGCGCTCTGACATAGTCCGTACGTCTTATTTGAGCAATTGCACAATGGCTTGTTTGACAGCTGCTTTTTGATACTggattatttttattccttgtATATGGTTTTCCCACAGACACCCATATGAACATGTGAGTTTACTTGTGtactcacacaaaaacatgagcATGCACCCACTGGCAGTCAAGCCTGCAAAAGATAATAGCTTGCACTAGTGAAATCTTTCATAATTCAGTCCCTGACAAATGTTTGCATTCAAAGCACTGCAGTCGTTCAAATGACACTGCTAACCGAAACACTTAGCCTGAACCTTTTTCCAGTGTctataaaaagaaacatgatgACGATAAAATGAAACTCCATTTCCATTCTGGGTGACCAATTGGCCATGCTGCAGATTCTTCTcatcatgtgttttcatgtgtgggCAACAGCTGATGCCACAGCAAAACGAACAAGGGCTAGTCATCTTTAAAATGAAGCTACAGACTTTTCTGCACAGCTCTGTGTCACTATGGATAAATGGCATGTAGCATGTAGACTGAAAGTCACTGCTACCTTCATGTTATTAATCTGACCCTTGCAAATCCCCGAAGTTTATGCAAGCAACTATAATGGGTTCTTGCCTGGGTGTTTTCCCACAGAACTTATTAAAAGCAATAACACACaaccagcagctgtttgttATTGAGAAATTGCACCAGCTCGTCAGACCAGTTTGAAAGCAAAGTACACCGTGCACAGTCATTAAGAATGTAATAAAAAGACAGACTGggttttcagtttcagcctAACAGGAAAATGATTCTGtgctcacaaacaaacagccaaCTTAATTATAACATGACAGCAGGTAAGAAAACATCAGAAGGTTCCTTTGATAATTACACACTAGGAAC
The window above is part of the Mastacembelus armatus chromosome 18, fMasArm1.2, whole genome shotgun sequence genome. Proteins encoded here:
- the arhgef15b gene encoding rho guanine nucleotide exchange factor 15 — protein: MSVQDTSSLTRIPDAKPRPEVPPKPSTQASLTGSSTSQSDGIVKRIVTIFSQPGPEEQTINNTPEPKPTKQPKTPPMTKPSPDFQTGQEQVPPLPMKRSHPPQKQKDPVKQDLLNGISVEGSRSARDGKEEESQPTRGTKAQVEPHPDTPLSPCCEPGCSCVCHRQRPGMKLIWVSVDVENGALEVGGEKDDHTQVKVETMVDGKDVLDVERANLRQSLDVLIPNGHRRRSDPGPHTILNCPAASRTQSPPVPPKRTQAPSVTHRPPEDEKENIYEAILPVFDLTSKKPTPVCRELDIPLIKVLKPSHRYKMSPSLSDPMSESLSNHNESILSPDNVPPAIPPRMPLNPVSRSHSPAPRGGIPLPQPTLDERRALRAISPRISTASGTSPRRAITPPPAITLIPHRPPPPPPKTDPRRLSSVSLQNLTQTKDGEEDGGNDGEEVDTLDTLHLKRQSSFNWESCLQDEPLYQTYRASVISREIQRQTVTRNISKTSADYAMDIIGRGPAIGNGPPMGTPVPVPGQSTLWQGLPKVQETGVLEQLTPEQCKYQESMFEVLTSEASYLRSLQVLTEHFLDSRELEETMIIMEKKTLFSSILKIREVSERFLKDLEDRIFEKLVFSDICDIIFYHSQHKFPVYIDYVRNQIYQEQTFTKLMKNNVQFAAVITRLQESPQCQRLPFMSFLLLPFQRITRIKMLVENILKRTTEGTTAEETASKALASVSKIIDVCNTEVGKMRLMEELIYISKTLEFDKLKAIPIISQTRYLEKKGELQEISKGATLFNTRHKFNSVYLFLFNDLLIITAKKGAERFVVLDHAHRSLVQVQQVDESGNSSNPCENCFNLTLLENHQGRTIDRLLKAPSQSDMHRWVAAFPSTNNPDQDEDEVIYEDWDCPQVQCVEQYIAQQADELSLEPADIVNIIRKTNEGWYEGSCLSDGQKGWFPAGNVIEITNEHVRRRNLRERYRVMQAASIVANSKVLRRLMDRGVNNI